The following proteins come from a genomic window of Mariniflexile sp. TRM1-10:
- a CDS encoding PorP/SprF family type IX secretion system membrane protein, with the protein MQKHLLYIVIFLCLSQTLHAQENGVVAFALPVRNSLKFNKYTINPTFSFVREQNKYLSFTNKRQWVQFDNAPQAYLFSYSGRFAENSGASIGLFQQNYGVLTTFGGVLNYAYNVVLDRDSNLTFGLNLGFYKSGINEGNVITNFSDPSLENVPSNMLGTINPGINYGTAFFDFGVSLNNLVSYNFKTSQVIEENPEQSVQAHVMYTGYVDSRGFFDSSKFSSLVRSEFKKDQTVLSGIMMLTTAKGIWGQAGYNTLYGLSAGIGLNITSQIAIEYNYEKEMGDMATFGNSHEVTLAYKFTKRERYNYSDDDEEGALISPVKKSRNALAKRHTTTGGKVDRKAIAEAKAQARAEALAKLEEKKAARLKLIEESKQAQEAKAEESARVKLAQEAQAKAEEAARIKLAQEAQAKAEEAARVKLAQEAKAKAEESARVKLAQEAQTKAEEAARIKLAQEAQAKAEEAASKLAQEAKAKAEEAARIKLAQEAKAKAEEAARIKLAKEAKAKAEEAARIKLDQEAKAKAEEAARIKLAQEAKAKAEEAARVKLAQEAKAKAEEAARVKLAQEAQAKAEEAARIKQAQEAQAKAEEEARIKQEELDAALISVPKDATGIAMQNLTKLASDSKIEQAELIIKLNETVASRKKDLQDLKQENDLSEQGIYTEPKPFKSVSAENAALESLKVQIDDVIKAQDIKIKELEDLYKERLKKVPNAQDKINMIYLNEISVLKEAQAKAKRSKETLVSELESIKIATEIERKRRIKRAAYDNEQDRYNKDRETLNQIKQFTEASAVPLKESDFDFGEERSDNIQIIKGVRNVESGYYLVIAVHSDVAKRDEFLRKAVAAGQNNINFFYDAATSKYYIYYDKFDYIEGARNAMKSKGSTPYNGKMSMVKIEN; encoded by the coding sequence ATGCAAAAACACCTACTGTATATAGTCATTTTTTTGTGTTTATCACAAACGCTTCATGCGCAAGAAAACGGTGTTGTTGCTTTTGCATTGCCTGTTAGAAACTCTTTAAAGTTTAACAAATACACCATAAATCCCACATTTAGTTTTGTCAGGGAACAAAATAAATACCTTAGTTTTACCAATAAACGCCAATGGGTTCAGTTTGATAATGCGCCTCAAGCGTATCTGTTTAGTTATTCAGGAAGGTTTGCCGAAAATTCAGGAGCTAGTATTGGCTTGTTTCAACAAAATTATGGTGTGTTAACCACTTTTGGAGGTGTGTTAAATTATGCCTACAATGTTGTTTTGGATAGAGATAGCAATTTAACTTTTGGTTTGAATTTGGGCTTTTATAAAAGTGGCATCAATGAAGGCAACGTTATTACAAATTTCTCAGATCCCTCGTTAGAAAATGTACCTTCAAACATGCTTGGTACGATCAATCCAGGTATAAACTATGGTACTGCTTTTTTTGATTTTGGCGTGTCTCTAAACAATCTTGTTTCCTATAATTTCAAAACATCTCAAGTTATCGAAGAAAACCCTGAGCAAAGCGTTCAAGCACATGTAATGTACACGGGCTATGTAGATAGTCGCGGTTTTTTTGATAGTAGCAAATTTTCAAGTTTAGTGCGGTCGGAATTCAAAAAAGACCAAACCGTCCTTTCAGGAATTATGATGCTAACAACAGCAAAAGGCATTTGGGGGCAAGCGGGTTATAATACTTTATATGGATTATCCGCAGGAATTGGACTTAATATAACCAGTCAAATTGCCATAGAGTATAATTATGAAAAGGAAATGGGCGACATGGCCACTTTTGGAAATTCACACGAAGTTACTTTGGCATATAAATTCACAAAACGGGAACGCTACAATTATAGTGATGATGATGAAGAAGGCGCATTAATTTCTCCAGTGAAAAAATCAAGAAACGCTTTAGCAAAACGTCATACGACAACAGGAGGTAAAGTAGATAGAAAAGCCATTGCAGAAGCCAAAGCACAGGCTAGGGCAGAGGCACTGGCCAAATTAGAAGAGAAAAAAGCCGCCCGACTTAAATTGATTGAAGAATCTAAACAAGCACAAGAAGCCAAGGCAGAAGAATCAGCTAGGGTTAAACTAGCCCAGGAAGCTCAAGCCAAAGCCGAAGAAGCAGCTAGAATTAAACTAGCTCAGGAAGCTCAAGCCAAAGCCGAAGAAGCAGCTAGGGTTAAACTAGCTCAGGAAGCCAAAGCCAAGGCAGAAGAATCAGCTAGGGTTAAACTAGCCCAGGAAGCTCAAACTAAAGCTGAAGAAGCAGCTAGAATTAAACTAGCTCAGGAAGCTCAAGCCAAAGCCGAAGAAGCAGCTAGTAAACTAGCCCAGGAAGCCAAAGCCAAGGCAGAAGAAGCGGCTAGGATTAAACTAGCCCAGGAAGCCAAAGCCAAGGCAGAAGAAGCGGCTAGGATTAAACTAGCCAAGGAAGCCAAAGCCAAGGCAGAAGAAGCAGCTAGGATTAAACTAGACCAGGAAGCCAAAGCCAAGGCAGAAGAAGCAGCTAGGATTAAACTAGCCCAGGAAGCCAAAGCCAAAGCAGAAGAAGCAGCTAGGGTTAAACTAGCCCAGGAAGCCAAAGCCAAGGCAGAAGAAGCAGCTAGGGTTAAACTAGCTCAGGAAGCTCAAGCCAAAGCCGAAGAAGCAGCTAGGATTAAACAAGCACAGGAAGCTCAAGCTAAAGCCGAAGAAGAAGCTAGGATTAAACAAGAAGAATTAGATGCTGCTTTAATCTCAGTTCCAAAAGATGCCACTGGTATAGCTATGCAAAATTTAACAAAATTAGCTTCAGATTCTAAAATCGAACAAGCCGAATTAATAATCAAATTGAACGAAACCGTAGCTAGTAGGAAAAAAGATCTTCAAGATTTAAAACAAGAAAATGATTTAAGCGAACAAGGTATTTATACAGAACCTAAACCTTTTAAAAGTGTATCAGCTGAAAATGCTGCTTTAGAATCTTTAAAAGTTCAGATTGATGATGTTATAAAAGCCCAAGATATAAAAATCAAGGAATTGGAAGACCTGTATAAAGAGAGACTTAAAAAGGTTCCTAATGCACAGGATAAAATTAACATGATTTATCTGAATGAAATTTCAGTACTAAAAGAAGCCCAAGCGAAAGCGAAACGCTCAAAAGAAACTTTAGTCTCAGAATTGGAAAGTATTAAAATAGCAACCGAAATAGAGCGCAAACGACGTATAAAACGTGCCGCGTATGATAATGAACAAGATCGATATAACAAAGACCGAGAAACACTGAATCAAATAAAACAATTTACAGAAGCAAGTGCTGTGCCGCTTAAGGAGTCAGATTTCGATTTTGGAGAAGAACGGAGCGATAATATTCAAATTATTAAGGGTGTTAGAAATGTAGAAAGCGGGTATTATCTTGTAATTGCAGTGCATAGTGATGTTGCTAAGAGAGATGAATTTTTAAGAAAAGCAGTAGCGGCAGGTCAAAACAATATCAACTTCTTTTACGATGCAGCTACCAGTAAATATTATATTTATTATGATAAATTTGATTATATTGAAGGCGCTAGAAATGCCATGAAATCAAAAGGAAGCACGCCTTATAATGGTAAAATGTCTATGGTGAAGATTGAAAACTAA
- a CDS encoding T9SS type B sorting domain-containing protein: MSAQVIIGKPSLGFSQACASTSFNTYNTTFTFSPDTALGATNQFIVELSDNTGSFTNATVIYTSTQGAVTTSPATLSFSLPDTTAGESYKIRIKSTAPAATSTGSDAFAAYYKIQDTPFTINDLISTGAYCAGGSYLLTIDNPGTGDNDSPLKYPSLTFNWYKVNEANPTTSIFVTSGETLSVNTPGTYFARTNYGTCTSESYSNRVTISEATSGGTSTITSSLGNPYCSSEGATTLSAINGNSYKWFKDGTEIQGATNQTYVTNETGTYTVSVNLGNCTTTATIDLDNSGFTSNINVPEFNTLGTDGTLVVTVTTDASNPEFEWYFNETIIPTATSSSYEASQPGNYKVAVTQTDGCVATREHHFSISEPFPDVENIPNLISPNNDGINDTWVIPQVYVAGTNTQVVILSSQGKVMLQTNNYQNNWPENQIDFNAVNPVYYYIITTATNKTKKGSITVVK; this comes from the coding sequence ATGAGTGCACAAGTAATAATAGGCAAACCCAGTTTGGGTTTTAGTCAAGCTTGTGCGAGTACTTCATTTAATACCTATAACACCACCTTTACTTTTTCACCAGATACAGCCTTAGGAGCAACCAATCAGTTTATTGTAGAACTATCAGATAATACCGGTAGTTTTACAAATGCTACTGTTATTTACACATCAACTCAAGGAGCCGTTACAACTTCACCGGCAACTTTAAGTTTTTCTTTGCCAGATACAACGGCAGGAGAATCCTATAAAATTAGAATTAAAAGCACTGCTCCGGCAGCAACCAGTACGGGTTCAGATGCTTTTGCAGCATATTATAAAATACAGGATACCCCATTTACTATTAATGATTTGATTTCAACAGGTGCTTATTGTGCCGGAGGAAGCTATTTATTAACTATCGACAATCCTGGAACTGGTGATAATGATTCCCCTTTAAAATATCCATCGTTAACTTTCAATTGGTATAAAGTTAATGAAGCTAATCCAACAACATCGATATTTGTAACTTCTGGAGAAACATTATCTGTAAATACTCCAGGAACTTATTTTGCTAGAACAAATTATGGCACTTGTACATCTGAGTCCTATTCAAATCGTGTCACAATTAGTGAAGCAACTTCAGGCGGAACTTCAACAATCACTTCTAGTTTAGGAAATCCATATTGCTCAAGTGAAGGTGCCACAACATTAAGCGCTATTAATGGAAATAGTTATAAATGGTTTAAAGATGGTACCGAAATACAAGGAGCGACCAATCAAACGTATGTAACTAATGAGACTGGAACTTATACTGTATCTGTTAATTTGGGCAATTGTACAACAACAGCAACAATAGATTTAGATAATAGTGGATTCACAAGTAACATAAATGTTCCGGAATTTAATACTTTAGGAACAGACGGAACCTTAGTTGTTACTGTAACAACAGATGCAAGCAATCCAGAATTTGAATGGTATTTTAATGAAACTATTATACCAACTGCTACCAGTAGTAGTTATGAAGCGTCTCAACCGGGTAATTATAAAGTAGCTGTTACACAAACAGATGGTTGTGTGGCGACAAGAGAACACCACTTTTCAATATCTGAGCCATTTCCAGATGTGGAAAACATTCCTAATTTAATTAGCCCGAATAATGATGGCATTAATGACACTTGGGTGATTCCTCAAGTATATGTGGCAGGCACCAATACACAAGTGGTCATATTAAGTTCTCAAGGAAAAGTGATGCTTCAAACCAATAATTATCAAAACAATTGGCCAGAAAACCAAATAGACTTCAATGCTGTAAATCCTGTTTACTACTACATTATTACAACAGCGACCAACAAAACTAAAAAAGGCTCTATAACGGTTGTAAAATAA